The following proteins are co-located in the Calliphora vicina chromosome 2, idCalVici1.1, whole genome shotgun sequence genome:
- the LOC135950277 gene encoding acyl-coenzyme A diphosphatase NUDT19, whose product MTTSGEKVKSPVWRESSSLIICAKSPEKLSEYDYRILILKRSDRTALIKEQGVFPGGIYDPFDESIEWLKYFEEFGVTQQSLKELVIIDGETERPKILAPQGTGCYDRFFKNSKIWAREISLRINAIRETFEEVGVFLCRNREQLLNNSITGFYIEKYDKLKWQKLVHEDPKEFLNMCKELNVVPDLWGLHEWCGWASPAIIKRGYETAFFITFLNEIPKVLCEETEVKECLWLPPPTFLQMVREAKLSFLPPQVYELSRLVPYKSFDYLKQFSWDRRKKGITMYRPIGHVCTDGVVFVFPGDDFYTGDPYQATVTRNMECTRAEFRARSKCINRIENPVTPNAVLYSNIKPFNGHLMPVSSRGDELNKL is encoded by the exons atgacaacaaGCGGTGAAAAAGTTAAGAGTCCCGTATGGCGAGAATCATCCAGTTTAATAATATGTGCCAAAAGTCCGGAAAAACTAAGTGAATACGATTATAGG ATCTTAATTCTAAAACGTTCGGATCGCACAGCTTTAATTAAGGAACAAGGTGTTTTTCCCGGTGGTATTTATGATCCGTTCGATGAGAGCATAGAATGGTTAAAATATTTCGAAGAATTCGGTGTCACACAGCAGTCATTGAAAGAGCTGGTGATAATCGATGGCGAAACTGAGAGACCAAAAATCTTAGCACCCCAAGGCACTGGATGCTAtgatcgattttttaaaaattctaaaatatggGCCAG ggAAATTTCACTTCGCATAAATGCTATACGTGAAACTTTTGAGGAAGTTGGTGTATTCTTGTGTCGTAATCGGGAACAATTGCTCAACAATAGTATAACAggcttttatattgaaaaatatgataaattaaaGTGGCAAAAATTGGTTCATGAAGATCCCAAAGAATTTCTCAATATGTGTAAAGAACTTAATGTAGTGCCCGATTTATGGGGACTACATGAGTGGTGCGGTTGGGCCAGTCCAGCCATTATAAAAAGAGGTTATGAGACAGCGTTTTTTATAACATTCCTTAATGAAATACCCAAAGTGTTGTGTGAAGAAACGGAAGTCAAAGAATGTTTG tggCTGCCTCCACCTACATTTTTACAAATGGTACGTGAAGCCAAACTCTCATTTTTACCGCCACAAGTTTATGAGTTATCACGCTTAGTTCCTTATAAATCTTTCGATTATCTCAAACAATTTTCATGGGATCGTAGGAAAAAAGGCATAACTATGTATCGTCCTATTGGTCACGTTTGTACGGATGGTGTTGTCTTTGTATTTCCAg GTGATGATTTCTATACGGGAGATCCATATCAAGCCACCGTTACTCGTAATATGGAGTGCACTAGAGCTGAATTTAGAGCTCGATCTAAATGTATAAATCGTATTGAAAATCCTGTTACTCCTAATGCTGTTTTATATTCCAACATTAAACCCTTTAATGGTCATTTGATGCCCGTGAGTTCTAGAGGCGATGAATTGAATAAACTCTAA
- the LOC135950278 gene encoding acyl-coenzyme A diphosphatase NUDT19: MTDDELEKIYRPSATLIIAAKSSSNEHGYNYQFLLAKRSAAIAFAPDHYVFPGGVFDPKADENIEWLGYFKTFGISKEDLNKLSLQNLPNRPTPLMTNGHNLGRDISLRITAIREAFEEVGLLLCLNREDLKNKHKISGSFKHNFDRSHWQQRVHNNAMEFLNLCKHMDVVPDLWSLHEWSVWRSPPTARKKYDTAIYVVTLEDQPKLLLEPTEVEKELWATPPASLKLYKDSTIWLAPMQFYEISRLSNALDWSKLQAFVKERNFKGSTLIMLAYYRCTDYLVGTLPGDDYYPKNTLEHTETLPLSCSVMEFKKKTKNIHRITYLDMYDLCVTSNITPIDGHLSPVLNLLDNSKL, from the exons ATGACTGATGATGAGTTGGAAAAGATCTATAGACCTTCGGCCACCTTAATAATAGCTGCTAAATCTAGCAGTAACGAACATGGCTACAATTATCAA tttttactgGCCAAACGTTCTGCCGCCATAGCATTTGCTCCCGATCATTATGTTTTCCCCGGTGGCGTGTTTGATCCAAAGGCTGATGAAAATATCGAATGGTTAGgatattttaaaacgtttggcATTTCCAAGGAAGATCTGAACAAACTGAGTTTGCAAAACTTACCCAACAGACCCACACCCCTAATGACTAATGGTCACAACTTAGGCCGTGATATCTCCTTACGTATAACTGCTATTAGAGAAGCCTTTGAAGAAGTTGGCCTATTGTTATGTTTGAATCGTGAAGATTTGAAAAATAAGCATAAAATCAGTGGTAGTTTTAAGCACAATTTTGATCGTTCACATTGGCAACAGAGGGTACATAATAATGctatggaatttttaaatttatgtaaacacATGGATGTTGTGCCAGATTTATGGTCTTTACATGAATGGAGTGTCTGGCGTAGTCCACCCACAGCTAGAAAGAAATATGATACAGCCATTTATGTGGTGACATTAGAGGATCAACCGAAACTATTACTAGAGCCGACAGAAGTTGAAAAAGAATTG TGGGCGACACCACCTGCCTCTCTTAAGCTCTACAAAGATAGCACAATTTGGTTGGCTCCTATGCAATTTTACGAAATCTCACGCTTATCTAATGCTTTAGACTGGTCCAAATTACAAGCATTTGTTAAAGAGCGCAACTTTAAAGGTAGTACACTAATAATGCTGGCTTATTATAGATGTACCGATTATTTAGTGGGAACTTTACCAG GTGACGATTATTACCCCAAAAATACTTTAGAGCATACGGAAACTTTGCCATTATCTTGTTCAGttatggaatttaaaaaaaaaactaaaaatattcatCGAATAACATATCTTGATATGTATGATTTGTGTGTTACTTCAAATATTACACCAATAGATGGGCATTTAAGTCCTGTGCTAAATTTGTTGGATAATAGTAAATTGTAA